The sequence below is a genomic window from Alphaproteobacteria bacterium.
TGCTGGAACGGCTCAAAATGGGCCGCGAAATTTGACTTGATAGGCAAGCTTGGCCCGCTCCGGGTCGGGCGACCACGCCGGTTGGCCGGGTCGCACCATGGCGTAAGCGGCACGCGCGATCTTGGCGGGGTCCGGGTAGAACTCGCTCTCCAAGGCCGGCGTCGTCGGGCAGGTCGTGGGGGCATAGCCCATCCGGACTGCTTCGAACCTCTGCCCATTTCCAAGTCGCTCGGCCACGGCCGCCACGATTTCGGCACTCGCTCCTGTTCCGGTCCAGGCGTTGTCGACGACGAGAAGTCGCCCGGTCTTGCGCACCGACGATAGAATCGTCTCGACATCGAGCGGCAGAAGCGAGATCGGGTCGATCACCTCGGCCTCGATACCCTCCTCCGCGAGCAACTCGTGCGCACGCATGCATTCGACCAGCATGTTGGAGATCCCGACGATCGTAATGTCGCCGCCCGCCGTGCAAACGCGCGCCTTGCCGAAGGGAACCTCGTACGTTTCCTCGGGCACGAAGGCATCCGTGAAATAAAGCAGACGATGCTCGACGAAGATTACGGGATTGTCGTCCCGGATCGCCGCGATCAGGCACTCCTTGGCGTCGTAGGCGTTCGAGGGGGCTATGACCTTCAGCCCGGGCACGTGCATGAACATGGCATGCAGGCCCTGAGAGTGCTGAGCACCCTGGCCCCATGATTTTCCGATCATGCTCCGAACGACGAGCGGCACGCGAACCTGGCCGCCGTACATGTAATGGCTCTTCGCCGCGATGTTGACGAGCTGATTCATGGCAAGCATGAGAAAATCCATGCGTATGTGAACATGGACCGGCCGCATGCCCGCCATTGCCGCTCCAATCGCAACCCCTGTCATCGCGTCTTCGGAGAGCGGGGTCCCGAATACACGCTCGGGCCCGAACTCCTCGACGAGACCGAACGTCGAACCCTGGATCGCCTTGTGATCGTCGACATCGAGGCCGAAAACGAAGACGCGGGGATCGCGCCGCATTTCCTGTGCGACGCCTTCGCGCAACGCGTCGACATAGGTCAAGAGCCGCGTATTGGCGCTCGGCGATGGGGAGTTAGTTTGCATAGACATCGGTGCGTAACGCCCCCGGCCCTGGAAAATCACTCGCTTCGGCAAAGGCGACCGCATCGGAGATTTCCCGCTCGACCGATGCGTCGATTTTCGCGCGCAGAGAGTCGGACAGCTTGGCGCCGAGTTTCGCGACCTGATCGTCTTCGACCCAGGGTGCGAGATCGGTGCGCGCACGGTAGCCCGCGTCGAAGTCCTCGTTGGGGCCGACATGCTCCCGCCAGCGATAAGTACGGCACTCGAGGAAAATCGGCCCGCGTTCGCCGCGTCGGATTTGTGCGATGCTGTTGGCCGTGATCGCTCTGATCTTGAGCACGTCGCCGTCGTCGATCTGGTGCGCG
It includes:
- a CDS encoding transketolase C-terminal domain-containing protein, whose protein sequence is MSMQTNSPSPSANTRLLTYVDALREGVAQEMRRDPRVFVFGLDVDDHKAIQGSTFGLVEEFGPERVFGTPLSEDAMTGVAIGAAMAGMRPVHVHIRMDFLMLAMNQLVNIAAKSHYMYGGQVRVPLVVRSMIGKSWGQGAQHSQGLHAMFMHVPGLKVIAPSNAYDAKECLIAAIRDDNPVIFVEHRLLYFTDAFVPEETYEVPFGKARVCTAGGDITIVGISNMLVECMRAHELLAEEGIEAEVIDPISLLPLDVETILSSVRKTGRLLVVDNAWTGTGASAEIVAAVAERLGNGQRFEAVRMGYAPTTCPTTPALESEFYPDPAKIARAAYAMVRPGQPAWSPDPERAKLAYQVKFRGPF